In Rutidosis leptorrhynchoides isolate AG116_Rl617_1_P2 chromosome 2, CSIRO_AGI_Rlap_v1, whole genome shotgun sequence, one genomic interval encodes:
- the LOC139888244 gene encoding uncharacterized protein yields MVSLATTRYVLLWRIWKWKNKVVHSPLESRNIILNEDIMESLKSLSFLWLSNRKKKTLILMELSRQNRNQQVVVDVEEEIVSEYSFKSTQEEFQRDEAEDGKEGDESLEGETKRKSKLSEEDGETYK; encoded by the exons ATGGTGAGCTTAGCCACCACAAGATACGTGTTACTATGGCGcatatggaaatggaaaaacaaggTGGTACATAGCCCTCTGGAATCGAGGAATATAATACTGAACGAGGACATTATGGAAAGTCTGAAATCGTTATCGTTCTTATGGTTATCCAATAG GAAGAAGAAAACCCTAATCTTAATGGAGTTGTCCCGGCAAAATCGGAATCAGCA GGTTGTAGTTGATGTCGAGGAAGAAATTGTGTCTGAATACAGTTTCAAGAGCACTCAGGAAGAATTTCAAAGGGATGAAGCTGAAGATGGAAAGGAAGGAGATGAAAGTTTAGAAGGTGAAACTAAAAGAAAATCGAAGCTTTCTGAAGAGGATGGGGAAACATATAAGTAA
- the LOC139891354 gene encoding pentatricopeptide repeat-containing protein At1g31430 → MIQQFFIPSKKTCIHLLKTCKSMNHLTQIHAQIFILGLAQNVDAIKKIIAFTSVTNLNYAQKLFNTIQTPSLFTYNVMIKAYTKSNDFRKTLFLFDQMRRVDGLWPDNYTYPFVFKSIGSLKDGSKGEMIHAFVLKSGDLFDCYVCNSVMEMFGELGRIDDAQKVFDEMPERDLVSWNVLISGCVKCKKYEEAVRVYSKMKEDKSVGPDEATVVSTLSACIGLKNLELGKEIHDYVVRRIGYTSIISNVLLDMYCKCGCLDVARKIFYALPKKNVICWTSMVSGYVNCGKLDDARDLFDASPVKDIVLWTAMINGYVQFNQVDDAMALFQKMQMLKIKPDKFTVVALLTGCAQVGALEQGKWIHEYVNEHKLKVEAVCGTALIDMYAKCGSIEKSLDVFYSLREKDTASWTSIICALSLNGKTCKALELFHEMKKCGFKPDDITFIGVLNACSHGGLVEEGWMHFESMKSVYKIEPKIEHYGCLIDLLGRAGMLKEAEKVVNEIPKDKDDILVPVYGALLSACRLYGDVDMGEHLADRLSGIEIGDSSIHTLLANIYASVGRWDDVKKVRSKMRVIGVKKEPGCSSIEVNGNVHEFLVTDASHPELKDVYYGLKRLTKLLCESEIYDVDIEL, encoded by the coding sequence ATGATCCAACAATTCTTTATTCCCTCCAAAAAAACATGCATACATCTTCTGAAAACATGCAAATCCATGAACCATTTAACCCAAATTCATGCCCAAATCTTCATTCTGGGTCTTGCTCAAAACGTTGACGCCATCAAAAAAATCATTGCTTTTACATCCGTTACCAATTTAAATTACGCACAAAAATTGTTCAACACTATACAAACACCATCATTATTTACTTACAATGTAATGATCAAAGCATATACAAAAAGTAATGACTTCAGAAAAACTCTATTTTTATTTGATCAAATGAGGAGGGTAGATGGTTTATGGCCTGATAATTATACTTACCCATTTGTTTTTAAGTCAATTGGCAGTTTAAAAGATGGTTCAAAAGGTGAAATGATTCATGCGTTTGTGTTGAAATCCGGGGATTTGTTTGATTGTTATGTTTGTAACTCAGTTATGGAAATGTTTGGCGAGTTGGGTCGGATTGATGATGCACAGAAGGTGTTCGACGAAATGCCTGAAAGAGATTTGGTTTCGTGGAATGTATTGATTTCAGGGTGTGTGAAGTGTAAGAAGTACGAGGAGGCTGTTCGTGTTTATTCGAAAATGAAAGAAGATAAAAGTGTTGGTCCCGATGAGGCTACGGTTGTAAGTACACTTTCTGCATGTATAGGTTTAAAGAATTTGGAACTTGGAAAGGAAATACATGATTACGTTGTTCGTCGAATTGGGTATACTAGTATTATCAGTAATgtgttgttagacatgtattgtaAATGCGGATGCTTAGACGTAGCACGCAAAATTTTTTATGCGTTGCCAAAGAAAAATGTGATTTGTTGGACAAGTATGGTGTCTGGTTATGTAAATTGTGGGAAGTTAGATGATGCTAGAGATTTGTTTGATGCAAGTCCGGTTAAAGATATCGTTCTTTGGACAGCTATGATTAACGGATACGTGCAATTTAATCAAGTAGATGATGCAATGGCTTTATTCCAAAAAATGCAGATGTTGAAAATTAAACCTGATAAGTTTACAGTTGTTGCTCTTTTAACAGGTTGTGCGCAAGTTGGAGCATTAGAACAAGGGAAATGGATTCATGAATATGTAAACGAACATAAATTGAAAGTTGAAGCTGTATGTGGTACTGCTCTTATTGACATGTATGCGAAATGTGGGTCCATTGAGAAATCGTTAGACGTGTTTTATAGCTTACGTGAAAAAGATACAGCTTCATGGACGTCGATTATTTGTGCACTTTCTTTAAATGGAAAGACATGTAAAGCGCTTGAATTGTTTCATGAAATGAAGAAATGTGGATTTAAACCTGATGATATTACCTTCATTGGTGTTTTGAATGCGTGCAGTCATGGAGGTTTAGTTGAAGAAGGTTGGATGCATTTTGAATCGATGAAATCAGTGTATAAGATTGAGCCGAAGATAGAACATTACGGATGCTTAATTGATCTTTTGGGTCGTGCGGGGATGTTGAAAGAGGCAGAAAAAGTTGTTAACGAAATCCCGAAAGATAAAGATGATATTTTGGTTCCGGTTTATGGTGCTTTGCTTAGTGCTTGTAGATTATATGGTGATGTTGATATGGGGGAGCATTTAGCTGATAGGTTAAGTGGAATTGAAATTGGTGATTcgagtattcatacacttttggccAACATTTATGCGAGTGTCGGGAGATGGGACGATGTGAAGAAAGTACGAAGTAAAATGAGAGTTATTGGTGTGAAAAAGGAGCCGGGATGTAGCTCGATCGAGGTTAACGGAAATGTTCATGAGTTTTTAGTTACAGATGCTTCTCATCCTGAATTGAAAGAtgtttattatggtttaaagaggTTGACTAAGTTATTATGTGAATCTGAGATATATGATGTTGATATAGAATTATAA